Proteins encoded by one window of Procambarus clarkii isolate CNS0578487 chromosome 55, FALCON_Pclarkii_2.0, whole genome shotgun sequence:
- the LOC138352930 gene encoding uncharacterized protein, with translation MTLGEEAEQVFAYLSRYNSTTKNMLKAERTEELTEGAVFWNHRKIDGLARALVTRLRKARETEITVSNEIDKLDVQKSLIQEWRSDLQMICKELELNTGTTSKNIKYSIEAVADSIRHRKNLIATDAASSKMRSSLRHRNECDRKKLQGFIKIYNSENSEILSEKDAIEGILPWHNLLPHHSQNVSLAQKKKAVEDVELQKRSREEQQHTVQEMLHYLAYYKNKREILTEHTEELLCGIFPSYLSKDPNKYTIEEKHLSTKNKSGILALLKQGQKMCSDKLSDAKRLFGYQEEDVDVSEPYLELCDSEDDDDEDEDLLLNS, from the exons atgactttaggggaagaggcagagcaagtgtttgcatacctctcacgatacaactctacaactaaaaacatgctgaaagctg aaagaacagaagaactcacagagggtgcagtcttttggaaccatcgaaaaattgatggactggctcgtgcattagttactcgactcagaaag gccagagagacggaaataacagtttcaaatgagatcgacaaacttgatgttcaaaagtcattgattcaagaatggcgatctgacctacaaatgatttgtaaggagttagagttaaacactggaacaacctcgaagaacataaaatattctatcgaggcagttgcagactctatcaggcatcgcaaaaatctgattgccactgatgcag catccagtaaaatgcgctcttccctccggcacagaaatgagtgtgataggaaaaagcttcaaggcttcataaaaatctacaatagtgaaaactctgaaattctcagtgaaaaggatgcaatagaaggtatcctgccatggcacaatttattgcctcatcatagccaaaatg tgtcccttgctcaaaaaaagaaggcagtagaagatgtggagcttcagaagagatccagagaagagcaacaacacactgttcaagaaatgctgcattatctcgcatattacaagaataagagagagattttaaccgaacatactgaagagttgttatgtggaatttttccttcatatctaagcaag gatcctaacaagtacactattgaagagaagcacctatcaaccaaaaataagagtggaatcttggctcttttgaagcaagggcaaaagatgtgttctgacaagctgagtgatgcaaagcgtttatttggataccaggaagaggatgttgatgtttccgagccctacctggagctttgtgacagtgaagatgatgatgatgaagatgaagatttactactaaactcatga